The following proteins are encoded in a genomic region of Protaetiibacter sp. SSC-01:
- a CDS encoding MFS transporter, with product MTATHARDAAPAHAEPKASWAPMVGLFFAQMLMSFNVAALPVSIGGMVEEFDVPPTTASTAIVVYGLAVAALVMVGAKLGQRVGWVLIFRIVVATFAGSSLMMLFGPNVYWIIAAQVVAGASAAIIVPSLVALIAENYRGRQQATAVGSLGSARAISGVTAFFIGGALGTLIGWRPVFGVVLGIAVLVFILSFRLRGDRGDSGIRIDLVAAVLIGLAIVSLTLGFNNLNGWGVLEATDNAPFSIGRISPAPLLVLLGIVLGQAFFLWTRRRTKQGKVPLVSLQVLGKGSERAAVYAMFIVVALEAALNFTVPLYIQIVQGRTPFDTSLAMMPFNLTVFVTATLIVRFYGRFNPRTIGVAGFVLTTAALVWLSFVVTNNWETLPTILGLFVFGVGQGALVTLVFNVLVTAVPKDLAGDVGSIRGTTQNLASAVGTALAGALLVGILAANISSALTQNTYLPEELVDEVSLENANFVSNDQLRSLLEGTDATPSQTDEFVRINEEARLSALRMGLLILAGISALAIVPAARLPRYRPGEIPEPQNARK from the coding sequence ATGACCGCCACGCACGCTCGGGATGCCGCCCCCGCCCACGCAGAGCCCAAGGCCTCGTGGGCACCCATGGTCGGGCTGTTCTTCGCCCAGATGCTCATGTCGTTCAACGTCGCCGCGCTGCCGGTGTCGATCGGCGGCATGGTCGAGGAGTTCGACGTGCCGCCGACGACGGCGAGCACGGCGATCGTCGTCTACGGCCTCGCGGTCGCGGCGCTCGTCATGGTGGGCGCGAAGCTCGGGCAGCGCGTGGGCTGGGTGCTCATCTTCCGCATCGTCGTCGCGACGTTCGCGGGCTCGTCGCTCATGATGCTGTTCGGACCCAACGTGTACTGGATCATCGCGGCGCAGGTCGTCGCGGGCGCGTCGGCCGCGATCATCGTGCCGAGCCTCGTGGCGCTCATCGCCGAGAACTACCGCGGCCGCCAGCAGGCGACGGCGGTCGGCTCCCTCGGGTCGGCGCGCGCCATCTCGGGCGTCACGGCGTTCTTCATCGGCGGAGCCCTCGGCACGCTCATCGGTTGGCGCCCTGTCTTCGGCGTGGTGCTCGGCATCGCGGTGCTCGTCTTCATCCTGAGCTTCCGGCTGCGGGGAGACCGAGGCGACTCCGGCATCCGCATCGACCTCGTCGCGGCCGTGCTCATCGGCCTCGCGATCGTCTCGCTCACGCTCGGCTTCAACAACCTCAACGGCTGGGGCGTGCTCGAGGCGACCGACAACGCGCCGTTCTCGATCGGCCGCATCTCGCCCGCGCCGCTGCTCGTGCTGCTCGGCATCGTGCTCGGGCAGGCGTTCTTCCTGTGGACGCGGCGGCGCACGAAGCAGGGCAAGGTGCCGCTCGTGAGTCTGCAGGTGCTCGGCAAGGGCAGCGAGCGCGCGGCCGTCTACGCGATGTTCATCGTCGTGGCGCTCGAGGCGGCGCTCAACTTCACGGTGCCGCTCTACATCCAGATCGTGCAGGGGCGCACGCCGTTCGACACCTCGCTCGCGATGATGCCGTTCAACCTCACGGTGTTCGTGACGGCCACTCTCATCGTGCGGTTCTACGGCCGGTTCAACCCGCGCACGATCGGCGTCGCGGGCTTCGTGCTCACGACGGCGGCGCTCGTGTGGCTGTCGTTCGTCGTCACCAACAACTGGGAGACGCTGCCGACGATCCTCGGCCTCTTCGTCTTCGGCGTCGGTCAGGGCGCGCTCGTGACACTCGTGTTCAACGTGCTCGTGACGGCGGTGCCGAAGGACCTCGCGGGCGACGTCGGCTCGATCCGCGGCACGACGCAGAACCTCGCGTCGGCCGTCGGCACGGCGCTCGCGGGGGCGCTGCTCGTCGGCATCCTCGCGGCGAACATCTCGAGCGCCCTCACGCAGAACACCTACCTGCCCGAGGAGCTCGTCGACGAGGTGAGCCTCGAGAACGCCAACTTCGTCAGCAACGACCAGCTGCGCTCGCTGCTCGAGGGCACGGATGCGACCCCGTCCCAGACGGACGAGTTCGTGCGCATCAACGAGGAGGCGCGCCTCTCGGCGCTCCGGATGGGGCTGCTGATCCTCGCGGGCATCTCGGCTCTCGCGATCGTGCCGGCCGCGCGCCTGCCGAGGTATCGGCCGGGCGAGATCCCCGAACCGCAGAACGCGAGAAAGTAG
- a CDS encoding CoA-acylating methylmalonate-semialdehyde dehydrogenase — protein MAAEILDHWVGGAVFTGDSTRTAPVYNPAKGTVQKEVRLASTADVDHAVATAKAASVAWGETSLAKRQAVLFAFREILNSRKTELAAILTAEHGKVTSDALGEIARGLEVVDFACGIPHLLKGEYSENVSTGVDVYSVRQPVGVVGIISPFNFPAMVPMWFFPIAIAAGNTVVLKPSEKDPSASIWMAEALKEAGLPDGVFNVVNGDKESVDAILEHKDVASVSFVGSTPIAKYVYERGTAAGKRVQALGGAKNHMLVLPDADLDLVADSAVNAGFGSAGERCMAISVLVAVEPVADELIGKIKDRMSGLTVGDGTRNCDMGPLITREHRDKVAGYLDVAAQDGADIVVDGRGIEIDGEADGFWLGPTLIDRVPTNSAVYTDEIFGPVLSVVRVYSYEEGLELINNGKYGNGTAIFTNDGGAARRFQREVQVGMVGINVPIPVPVGYYSFGGWKDSLFGDTKAYGPDAIRFFTREKAVTSRWLDPSHGGINLGFPQNG, from the coding sequence ATGGCTGCAGAGATCCTCGACCACTGGGTGGGTGGCGCCGTCTTCACCGGCGATTCCACCCGCACCGCACCCGTCTACAACCCCGCGAAGGGCACCGTGCAGAAGGAGGTGCGCCTCGCCTCCACGGCCGACGTCGACCACGCCGTCGCGACCGCCAAGGCCGCCTCCGTCGCCTGGGGTGAGACGAGCCTCGCGAAGCGCCAGGCCGTGCTCTTCGCGTTCCGCGAGATCCTGAACTCGCGCAAGACCGAGCTCGCCGCGATCCTCACCGCCGAGCACGGCAAGGTCACCTCCGACGCGCTCGGCGAGATCGCCCGCGGCCTCGAGGTCGTCGACTTCGCGTGCGGCATCCCGCACCTGCTCAAGGGCGAGTACTCCGAGAACGTGTCGACGGGCGTCGACGTGTACTCCGTGCGCCAGCCCGTCGGCGTCGTGGGCATCATCAGCCCCTTCAACTTCCCGGCGATGGTGCCGATGTGGTTCTTCCCGATCGCGATCGCGGCGGGCAACACGGTCGTGCTGAAGCCGTCCGAGAAGGACCCGAGCGCGTCGATCTGGATGGCGGAGGCGCTCAAGGAGGCCGGCCTCCCCGACGGCGTGTTCAACGTCGTCAACGGCGACAAGGAGTCGGTCGACGCGATCCTCGAGCACAAGGACGTCGCATCCGTCTCGTTCGTCGGCTCGACTCCCATCGCGAAGTACGTATACGAGCGCGGCACCGCCGCCGGCAAGCGCGTGCAGGCGCTCGGCGGCGCGAAGAACCACATGCTCGTGCTGCCCGACGCCGACCTCGACCTCGTGGCCGACTCGGCCGTCAACGCGGGCTTCGGCTCGGCGGGCGAGCGCTGCATGGCGATCTCGGTGCTCGTCGCGGTCGAGCCCGTGGCCGACGAGCTCATCGGCAAGATCAAGGACCGGATGTCGGGCCTCACGGTCGGCGACGGCACCCGCAACTGCGACATGGGTCCGCTCATCACGCGCGAGCACCGCGACAAGGTCGCCGGCTACCTCGACGTCGCGGCGCAGGACGGCGCGGACATCGTGGTCGACGGCCGCGGCATCGAGATCGACGGCGAGGCCGACGGCTTCTGGCTCGGCCCGACCCTCATCGACAGGGTGCCCACGAACTCGGCTGTCTACACCGACGAGATCTTCGGCCCCGTGCTCTCGGTCGTGCGCGTGTACTCGTACGAGGAGGGTCTCGAGCTCATCAACAACGGCAAGTACGGCAACGGCACCGCGATCTTCACGAACGACGGCGGCGCCGCCCGCCGCTTCCAGCGCGAGGTGCAGGTCGGCATGGTCGGCATCAACGTGCCGATCCCGGTGCCCGTCGGCTACTACTCGTTCGGCGGCTGGAAGGACTCGCTCTTCGGCGACACGAAGGCGTACGGCCCCGACGCCATCCGCTTCTTCACGCGCGAGAAGGCCGTGACGTCGCGTTGGCTCGACCCGTCGCACGGCGGCATCAACCTGGGCTTCCCCCAGAACGGCTGA
- the ychF gene encoding redox-regulated ATPase YchF, which yields MALTIGIVGLPNVGKSTLFNALTKNTVLAANYPFATIEPNVGVVNLPDERLGILAQIFGSERILPATVSFVDIAGIVKGASEGEGLGNQFLANIREADAIAQVVRGFADSDVVHVAGAVDPQADLEVITTELALADLQTLEKAIARLEKEVKGKKADPAVLDAALAAKKTLDEGTPLSRATGIDLGLLKELGLMTAKPIIYVFNVDEDVLTDEARKAELSALVAPAKAVFLDAKVESELIDLDPEDAAELLASTGQTESGLDQLARIGFDTLGLQTYLTAGPKEARAWTIRKGWKAPQAAGVIHTDFERGFIKAEVVSFEDLVAAGSLAEARSRGKARIEGKDYVMQDGDVVEFRFNV from the coding sequence GTGGCTCTCACCATCGGAATCGTCGGCCTCCCCAACGTGGGCAAGTCGACCCTCTTCAACGCCCTCACCAAGAACACCGTGCTCGCGGCGAACTACCCGTTCGCGACGATCGAGCCGAACGTGGGCGTGGTGAACCTGCCCGACGAGCGCCTCGGCATCCTCGCCCAGATCTTCGGCAGCGAGCGCATCCTGCCCGCGACCGTGAGCTTCGTCGACATCGCGGGCATCGTGAAGGGCGCATCGGAGGGCGAGGGCCTCGGCAACCAGTTCCTCGCCAACATCCGGGAGGCGGATGCGATCGCGCAGGTCGTGCGCGGGTTCGCCGACTCCGATGTCGTGCACGTCGCGGGCGCCGTGGACCCGCAGGCCGACCTCGAGGTCATCACGACCGAGCTCGCCCTCGCCGACCTGCAGACCCTCGAGAAGGCAATCGCGCGTCTCGAGAAGGAGGTCAAGGGCAAGAAGGCCGACCCCGCGGTGCTGGATGCGGCGCTCGCCGCCAAGAAGACGCTCGACGAGGGCACGCCGCTGTCGCGCGCGACGGGCATCGACCTCGGGCTCCTCAAGGAGCTCGGCCTCATGACCGCGAAGCCCATCATCTACGTCTTCAACGTGGACGAGGACGTGCTGACGGATGAGGCCCGCAAGGCGGAGCTGTCGGCTCTCGTCGCGCCCGCGAAGGCCGTGTTCCTCGACGCGAAGGTCGAGTCGGAGCTCATCGACCTCGACCCGGAGGACGCGGCCGAGCTGCTCGCGTCGACCGGCCAGACCGAGTCGGGCCTCGACCAGCTCGCGCGGATCGGCTTCGACACGCTCGGCCTGCAGACCTACCTCACGGCGGGCCCCAAGGAGGCGCGCGCCTGGACCATCCGCAAGGGATGGAAGGCTCCGCAGGCGGCGGGCGTCATCCACACCGACTTCGAGCGCGGCTTCATCAAGGCCGAGGTCGTGTCGTTCGAGGACCTCGTGGCCGCCGGTTCGCTCGCGGAGGCCCGCTCGCGCGGCAAGGCCCGCATCGAGGGCAAGGACTACGTCATGCAGGACGGCGACGTCGTGGAGTTCCGCTTCAACGTGTAG
- a CDS encoding 3'-5' exonuclease, translated as MPLDFTAIDFETANGSSASACSVGLVKVRDGQVVDRIGWLIQPPPGHDHFVEWNTRIHGIRADDVIGAPGWVEQLPDLVEFAGDDILVAHNAGFDMGVIKSACAATGLPVPAYSYMCSLQLARKTYHLDSYRLPMVALAVGFEDFPHHDAVADAEACAAIIVHAADRHGAIDLHELSGIAGIRIASTVPPAVAVAS; from the coding sequence GTGCCACTGGACTTCACCGCGATCGACTTCGAGACGGCGAACGGGTCCAGTGCGAGCGCGTGCTCGGTCGGCCTCGTGAAGGTGCGCGATGGCCAGGTCGTCGACCGCATCGGCTGGCTCATCCAGCCGCCGCCCGGCCATGACCATTTCGTCGAGTGGAACACCCGCATCCACGGCATCCGCGCCGACGACGTCATCGGGGCCCCCGGATGGGTGGAGCAGCTGCCCGATCTCGTCGAGTTCGCGGGCGACGACATCCTCGTCGCGCACAACGCGGGCTTCGACATGGGCGTCATCAAGTCGGCGTGCGCGGCCACGGGGCTCCCCGTGCCCGCCTACTCCTACATGTGCAGCCTGCAGCTCGCCCGCAAGACCTACCACCTCGACTCGTACCGCCTGCCGATGGTCGCCCTGGCGGTCGGCTTCGAGGACTTCCCCCACCACGACGCCGTCGCCGACGCCGAGGCCTGTGCCGCGATCATCGTGCACGCGGCCGACCGGCACGGCGCGATCGACCTGCACGAGCTCTCGGGCATCGCCGGTATCCGCATCGCGTCGACGGTGCCGCCTGCGGTCGCCGTCGCGTCCTGA
- a CDS encoding carboxymuconolactone decarboxylase family protein gives MAIIHTPEPDEVTGDAAALYADDLADLGYVPPHTRVMADNPAAVAAFVDLIRASRRTMDLRRYELVTLAAAQAIGSQACRLAHGRKALTAISEAELVRIARDFHDAGLSDAEVAMMEFAQKLSRDSASMTDADSLRLRELGFSDQEIVDIALAAAARNYYSRALHALAVPVDVPPDLSVELRDALLTGT, from the coding sequence ATGGCCATCATCCACACCCCGGAGCCCGACGAGGTCACGGGCGACGCCGCGGCCCTCTACGCCGACGACCTCGCCGACCTCGGCTACGTGCCGCCGCACACGCGCGTCATGGCCGACAACCCGGCCGCGGTCGCCGCCTTCGTCGACCTCATCCGCGCCTCCCGGCGCACGATGGACCTGCGCCGCTACGAGCTCGTGACGCTCGCCGCCGCGCAGGCGATCGGCTCGCAGGCCTGTCGGCTCGCGCACGGCCGCAAGGCGCTCACGGCGATCAGCGAGGCGGAGCTCGTGCGCATCGCGCGCGACTTCCACGACGCGGGGCTCAGCGATGCGGAGGTCGCGATGATGGAGTTCGCGCAGAAGCTCTCGCGCGACTCCGCGTCGATGACGGATGCCGACTCGCTCCGCCTGCGCGAGCTCGGCTTCTCCGACCAGGAGATCGTCGACATCGCCCTCGCGGCCGCAGCGCGCAACTACTACTCGCGCGCCCTCCACGCTCTCGCGGTGCCCGTCGACGTGCCGCCGGACCTCTCGGTCGAACTGCGCGACGCCCTGCTCACGGGCACCTGA
- a CDS encoding ATP-dependent DNA ligase produces MGSLIYGVSGIEISFDDRVLAHLELVINAKLRRRESFMLSWRDSPGVGDGRSSIWLDTAIPLYFRYSGSRVPLIDKDWLEELVIQAGSTRGLVLGEEPGSDRQVKASDNSVKRKDHPAR; encoded by the coding sequence GTGGGTTCCCTCATCTACGGCGTCTCGGGCATCGAGATCTCGTTCGACGATCGCGTGCTCGCTCATCTCGAGCTCGTCATCAACGCGAAGCTGAGGCGGCGTGAGTCGTTCATGCTCAGCTGGCGCGACTCCCCCGGCGTCGGCGACGGACGCAGCTCCATCTGGCTCGACACCGCCATCCCGCTGTACTTCCGCTACTCGGGCAGCCGCGTCCCGCTCATCGACAAGGACTGGCTCGAGGAGCTCGTGATCCAGGCGGGGTCGACGCGCGGGCTCGTGCTCGGCGAGGAGCCCGGCAGCGACCGGCAGGTCAAGGCGAGCGACAACTCCGTCAAACGCAAGGACCACCCCGCGCGCTGA
- a CDS encoding VOC family protein, with product MPLLDHIGITVDDLARGIAEFDPILTALGCTKHEIDGSVSWYREGETEVILFPAREEGTGPHVHGRVGWQHLAFEVDSRDEVDRMHALALGAGWTAVREPKEYPRFTDRYYASFLENSDGIRIEFMHNPPRPAAEA from the coding sequence ATGCCTCTTCTCGACCACATCGGCATCACCGTCGACGACCTGGCCCGCGGCATCGCCGAGTTCGACCCCATCCTGACCGCCCTCGGGTGCACGAAGCACGAGATCGACGGTTCGGTCTCGTGGTATCGCGAGGGCGAGACCGAGGTCATCCTCTTCCCCGCCCGCGAGGAGGGCACGGGGCCGCACGTGCACGGACGCGTCGGCTGGCAGCACCTCGCCTTCGAGGTCGACTCGCGCGACGAGGTGGACCGGATGCACGCGCTCGCCCTCGGCGCGGGCTGGACCGCCGTGCGCGAGCCGAAGGAGTATCCGCGCTTCACCGACCGCTACTACGCGTCGTTCCTCGAGAACAGCGACGGCATCCGCATCGAGTTCATGCACAACCCGCCGAGGCCCGCCGCGGAGGCCTGA
- a CDS encoding excalibur calcium-binding domain-containing protein, translating into MRIFLSLATALSIILAAALGGVGAESAAAETGNANSLLSSLIVKSPSTTPYDRSYFDHWIDADGDGCNTRQEKLIAASEVPPTYNPSGCTVAAGQWTSPYDGAVWTAPSDVDIDHMVPLKEAWISGAHAWTTQTRAAFANDLDWPASLQVVTDNVNQSKSDRDPAAWLPPDVAAHCRYVTDYVTVKYRWGLSVDSAERTAIQAVLAQPYGGSTCGEQPIEVPAVFPTASEPTPAPVSYTFVDVGPSFPYYSQIQWLAAQQISTGWEEPNGTRTYRPGLPVNRDAMAAFMYRLAGKPDFSAPEVSPFIDVRTDHPFYKEITWLADRGITLGYAEANGKRTWRGMDPVSRDAMALFMYRFSGSPSLALPPRSPFTDVRPDHSSYSALVWMNSNSITTGFDDGRGKRSYRGLEGVFRDSMAAFMYRLIHNPMPPTSPGDVVNCSSFSTWDEANTWYAKYFPYYGDVAKLDENNDGVVCEELIPSAPQPTDPRPANPGNSKNCTDFRTWAEADAWYRYYFPYYGDIAQLDADDDGIVCESLPGAPRR; encoded by the coding sequence TTGCGTATCTTCCTGTCCCTCGCGACCGCGCTTTCGATCATTCTGGCAGCCGCTCTGGGCGGGGTCGGCGCCGAGTCCGCCGCAGCCGAGACCGGCAACGCAAACTCGCTGCTGTCGTCGTTGATCGTGAAGTCGCCTTCGACGACTCCGTACGACCGCTCCTACTTCGACCACTGGATCGACGCCGACGGCGACGGATGCAATACGCGCCAGGAGAAGCTCATCGCCGCCTCCGAGGTGCCGCCGACCTACAACCCGAGCGGGTGTACCGTCGCTGCCGGACAGTGGACGTCTCCCTATGATGGCGCCGTCTGGACCGCCCCATCAGACGTTGACATCGACCACATGGTGCCGCTCAAGGAGGCGTGGATATCCGGCGCTCACGCCTGGACGACGCAAACCCGCGCGGCGTTCGCGAACGACCTTGACTGGCCGGCGTCCCTGCAGGTTGTCACCGACAACGTCAATCAGTCCAAGAGCGACCGGGATCCGGCCGCCTGGCTGCCCCCGGATGTCGCGGCGCACTGCCGCTACGTGACCGACTACGTCACCGTGAAATACCGCTGGGGCCTCTCGGTCGACAGCGCGGAACGCACGGCTATCCAGGCTGTGCTCGCTCAGCCGTACGGCGGCTCGACCTGCGGCGAGCAGCCGATCGAGGTCCCCGCCGTGTTTCCGACGGCCTCGGAGCCCACCCCAGCACCGGTGAGCTACACATTCGTAGACGTCGGGCCCTCCTTCCCGTACTACAGCCAGATCCAGTGGCTTGCTGCGCAGCAGATATCGACCGGCTGGGAGGAGCCGAACGGCACCCGGACCTACCGTCCGGGACTGCCCGTCAACCGTGACGCGATGGCGGCGTTCATGTACCGCCTTGCAGGCAAGCCCGACTTCAGCGCGCCCGAGGTCTCGCCGTTCATCGACGTACGAACAGATCACCCCTTCTACAAGGAGATCACCTGGCTTGCCGATCGCGGCATCACCCTCGGTTATGCCGAAGCGAATGGAAAGCGCACGTGGCGCGGCATGGATCCTGTAAGCCGCGACGCCATGGCGCTCTTCATGTATCGCTTCTCGGGCAGTCCGTCACTGGCTCTCCCGCCGCGCTCACCGTTCACTGACGTGCGCCCGGACCACTCCTCGTATAGCGCGCTCGTGTGGATGAACTCGAACAGCATCACGACCGGCTTCGACGACGGCCGTGGCAAGCGCTCCTACCGAGGGCTGGAGGGAGTCTTCCGAGACTCCATGGCGGCGTTCATGTACCGGCTGATTCACAATCCGATGCCCCCCACGAGCCCAGGGGATGTCGTCAACTGCAGCAGCTTCAGCACGTGGGACGAGGCGAACACCTGGTACGCCAAGTATTTCCCGTACTACGGGGACGTCGCGAAACTCGACGAGAACAACGACGGCGTCGTGTGCGAGGAGCTCATCCCTTCCGCCCCGCAGCCGACCGATCCGCGACCGGCGAACCCGGGCAACTCGAAGAACTGCACCGATTTCCGAACGTGGGCGGAGGCCGACGCGTGGTATCGCTACTACTTCCCCTACTACGGGGATATTGCGCAGCTGGACGCTGACGACGACGGGATCGTGTGCGAGTCGCTGCCCGGTGCGCCCCGCCGGTGA
- a CDS encoding IclR family transcriptional regulator, translating to MPTIPAARNALGILRYLGERAAPARASSIARDLALPRSSVYQLLRVLMDEGFVIHYPEHRTYGPSTLMAELGAAPRRSAQLARLAAPLLERLVPRAPLPVVAHLALLSGADVIYLARVQGFRAPTTVTNTGVRLPAHLTATGRSLLAALPPGQVRALYPDRGSLIRRNQRGPRTLAQLEGILAETRERGWAREDGEITEDYASAGATALDTTGYPAAAIGLTFRSTAASASHWDALGDAVVTTAREVTARLAGRH from the coding sequence ATGCCGACGATCCCCGCCGCCCGCAACGCGCTCGGCATCCTGCGCTACCTCGGCGAGCGCGCCGCCCCCGCGCGGGCCTCGAGCATCGCGCGCGACCTCGCCCTCCCCCGCTCGTCGGTGTATCAGCTGCTGCGCGTTCTCATGGACGAGGGGTTCGTCATCCACTACCCCGAGCACCGCACCTACGGGCCGAGCACGCTCATGGCCGAGCTCGGCGCGGCACCCCGCCGCTCGGCCCAGCTCGCGCGGCTCGCGGCGCCGCTGCTCGAGCGTCTCGTGCCGCGCGCACCCCTGCCCGTCGTCGCGCACCTCGCTCTGCTGAGCGGCGCCGACGTCATCTACCTCGCGCGCGTACAGGGCTTCCGCGCGCCCACGACCGTCACCAACACGGGCGTGCGGCTGCCCGCCCACCTCACGGCGACCGGGCGCTCCCTGCTCGCGGCGCTGCCACCCGGGCAGGTGCGCGCGCTCTACCCCGACCGCGGCAGCCTCATCCGGCGCAACCAGCGCGGGCCGCGCACCCTCGCGCAGCTCGAGGGCATCCTCGCCGAGACACGCGAGCGGGGCTGGGCGCGCGAGGACGGCGAGATCACGGAGGACTACGCGTCCGCCGGTGCGACGGCGCTCGACACGACGGGCTACCCCGCGGCGGCCATCGGGCTCACGTTCCGCAGCACCGCCGCGAGCGCTTCGCACTGGGACGCGCTCGGGGATGCCGTGGTCACGACCGCGCGCGAGGTCACGGCGCGTCTCGCGGGCCGGCACTGA
- a CDS encoding 1-acyl-sn-glycerol-3-phosphate acyltransferase: MRRLVARIFWAVSRWKLVTEPAPTRPTVLIGAPHTSNWDFVLMLGIAWRLGMDFRWLGKKSLFAGWRGPIMRGLGGIPVDRADASRVVDEVVARIKGGEVFGLVVTPDGTRGGNTHWKSGFYRIARDADMPVTLGYVDRTTMTTGLGPTIELTGDVRGDMDRIRAFYADKAGFRPEKKVEPRLTAEDGAEP; the protein is encoded by the coding sequence ATGCGCCGTCTCGTCGCCCGCATCTTCTGGGCCGTGTCCCGCTGGAAGCTCGTCACCGAGCCCGCTCCCACGCGCCCGACGGTGCTCATCGGCGCCCCGCACACGTCCAACTGGGACTTCGTGCTCATGCTCGGCATCGCGTGGCGCCTCGGCATGGACTTCCGCTGGCTCGGCAAGAAGAGCCTCTTCGCCGGCTGGCGCGGGCCGATCATGCGTGGCCTCGGCGGCATCCCGGTCGATCGCGCGGACGCGAGCCGTGTCGTCGACGAGGTCGTCGCGCGCATCAAGGGCGGCGAGGTCTTCGGTCTCGTCGTGACGCCCGACGGCACGCGCGGCGGCAACACCCACTGGAAGTCGGGCTTCTACCGCATCGCGCGCGACGCGGACATGCCGGTCACGCTCGGCTACGTCGACCGCACGACGATGACGACAGGCCTCGGCCCGACCATCGAGCTCACGGGCGACGTGCGCGGCGACATGGACCGCATCCGCGCCTTCTACGCCGACAAGGCGGGCTTCCGCCCCGAGAAGAAGGTCGAGCCGCGCCTCACCGCGGAGGACGGCGCCGAGCCCTGA
- the glsA gene encoding glutaminase A, with the protein MAELDDIPQHVSTGTLPGWDAVENLVREAHAYARETGDGDIATYIPRLAQVDPELFGVSVAEVDGAVHAAGDAEVLFSIQSISKAFVYALVCEELGHEVVRERIGVDNTGLPFNSVIAIELADGHPGNPMVNAGAIATTALVPAASADERWARIQAGLSAFAGRRLELDGEVYTSEADTNQRNRAIGTLLQAYGRIEADPLGAVDAYTRQCSLLVTATDLAVMGATLADGGVNPVTGERVVAADVARDTLAVLAAAGLYERSGEWLFEIGLPGKSGVAGGIMTVSPGKAGIGVFAPRLDGAGNSVRGRLATRYLARALGLDIFASEAREHGPYPYSREKPS; encoded by the coding sequence ATGGCCGAGCTCGACGACATCCCACAGCACGTCTCGACCGGGACGCTGCCCGGGTGGGATGCGGTCGAGAACCTCGTGCGGGAGGCCCACGCGTACGCGCGCGAAACGGGCGACGGCGACATCGCCACCTACATCCCGCGCCTCGCGCAGGTCGACCCCGAGCTCTTCGGCGTGAGCGTCGCGGAGGTCGACGGCGCCGTGCACGCGGCGGGAGACGCCGAGGTGCTGTTCTCGATCCAGTCGATCTCGAAGGCCTTCGTGTACGCGCTCGTGTGCGAGGAGCTCGGCCACGAGGTCGTGCGTGAGCGCATCGGCGTCGACAACACGGGCCTGCCGTTCAACTCGGTCATCGCGATCGAGCTCGCCGACGGGCACCCCGGCAATCCCATGGTGAACGCGGGCGCGATCGCGACGACGGCGCTCGTGCCCGCCGCATCCGCCGACGAGCGGTGGGCGCGCATCCAGGCCGGCCTCTCCGCGTTCGCGGGCCGCCGCCTCGAGCTCGACGGCGAGGTGTACACCTCGGAGGCCGATACGAACCAACGCAACCGCGCGATCGGCACCCTGCTGCAGGCCTACGGCCGCATCGAGGCCGACCCGCTCGGCGCCGTCGATGCCTACACGCGCCAGTGCTCGCTGCTCGTGACGGCGACCGACCTCGCCGTCATGGGTGCGACGCTCGCCGACGGCGGCGTGAACCCCGTGACGGGGGAGCGGGTCGTGGCGGCGGATGTCGCACGCGACACCCTCGCGGTGCTCGCCGCGGCGGGCCTCTACGAGCGCTCGGGCGAGTGGCTCTTCGAGATCGGCCTGCCCGGCAAGTCGGGCGTCGCGGGCGGCATCATGACCGTCTCTCCCGGCAAGGCGGGCATCGGCGTCTTCGCGCCGCGACTCGACGGCGCCGGCAACAGCGTGCGCGGTCGCCTCGCCACGCGCTACCTCGCCCGCGCTCTCGGCCTCGACATCTTCGCGTCCGAGGCCCGCGAGCACGGGCCCTACCCCTACTCGAGAGAGAAGCCGTCATGA